From a single Anabas testudineus chromosome 5, fAnaTes1.2, whole genome shotgun sequence genomic region:
- the LOC113153526 gene encoding odorant receptor 131-2-like yields MLVWLVLSIINCSMVHTFLRHSLFYENPRYIMFMCMVINDALQLSLVTALLVTSYIFRKIHTSVCCLLIMTAVVTTRSTPLTLAGMAVERYISICFPLHYSHMCTVPRTILFICAILLLTITPPITDLIITVVKEPPSFFQTTIFCDHSFLFRDKSIYYKNCVFDGTYLSFVALTLVYTYCKIMLTAQAASTSLASVNRARNTVLLHGVQLMLCMLAFVVPSLQAALISIFPNLGLEIRYIFFLLVYIIPRFLSPVIYGFRDKQFRKYWTRYLTFRNHSLIRVRPVLLKVNLR; encoded by the exons ATGCTGGTATGGCTGGTTCTAAGCATCATCAACTGCAGCATGGTGCACACCTTCCTGCGCCACAG TCTATTCTACGAGAACCCCCGGTATATCATGTTCATGTGCATGGTGATCAACGACGCCCTGCAGCTGAGCCTCGTCACTGCTCTTTTAGTGACCAGCTACATCTTTAGGAAGATCCACACTTCTGTCTGCTGCCTTCTC ATCATGACAGCAGTTGTCACCACGCGCTCCACCCCTCTCACCCTGGCTGGTATGGCTGTGGAGCGATACATCTCTATCTGCTTTCCACTGCACTACAGCCACATGTGCACTGTCCCACGTACCATACTCTTCATCTGtgccatcctcctcctcaccatcACGCCACCCATCACAGACCTCATCATCACTGTTGTCAAGGAACCTCCAAGTTTCTTCCAAACCACCATTTTTTGTGATCACTCATTTCTTTTTCGTGACAAGTCCATCTACTACAAgaactgtgtgtttgatgggACATACCTCTCCTTTGTGGCTCTGACACTAGTCTACACCTACTGTAAGATTATGCTGACAGCACAAGCTGCCTCAACAAGCCTGGCTTCAGTAAACAGAGCGAGGAACACTGTACTGCTTCATGGGGTCCAG CTGATGCTGTGCATGCTTGCCTTTGTGGTTCCCTCTCTACAAGCTGCTCTCATCTCAATCTTTCCCAATCTGGGTCTGGAGATTCGCtacatcttcttcctccttgtcTACATCATTCCTCGGTTCTTGAGCCCTGTGATCTATGGTTTTCGCGACAAGCAATTTAGGAAGTATTGGACTCGATACCTGACTTTTAGGAACCACAGTTTGATCAGGGTCAGGCCAGTGTTATTGAAAGTTAACCTCAGGTGA
- the LOC113153527 gene encoding odorant receptor 131-2-like, with protein MKNLILVLVWLILSYINGTLVSTFFRHQIFHADPRYILFIHMVINDAIQLTVTITLFVLSYIFYTINVSFCCFFILMAVFTTRNTPINLASMAIERYIAICQPLHHPQICTARRTYIVIGLIWFISVAPDIADLFVTLITESLNFFHQSVFCLRQNVFRDPILASKRQAIDIIYFSGVFLTLIFTYFRILFAARTLSTDKVLACKARNTILLHGVQLAMCMLSYISPSVEIILHLMFPGRILEIRFANYLIVYILPRFLSPIIYGVRDKMFRKYLRTYFLRNRNTN; from the exons ATGAAGAACTTGATTTTGGTTTTGGTCTGGCTCATCCTCAGCTACATCAATGGCACCTTAGTTAGCACCTTTTTCAGACACCAG ATATTTCATGCTGATCCTCGTTACATACTTTTCATCCACATGGTCATCAATGATGCCATCCAGCTGACAGTCACCATCACACTTTTTGTCCTCAGCTACATCTTTTACACgataaatgtttctttctgctgcttcttcatcCTTATGGCCGTCTTCACCACCAGAAACACCCCAATCAACCTAGCTAGCATGGCCATAGAGCGTTACATTGCTATTTGTCAGCCTTTACACCACCCTCAAATCTGCACAGCAAGGAGGACTTACATTGTCATAGGGTTGATATGGTTTATTTCTGTAGCTCCAGATATTGCAGACCTTTTTGTGACACTGATAACCGAGTCCTTGAACTTCTTTCACCAATCAGTCTTCTGCCTGCGACAGAATGTGTTCAGAGACCCAATACTAGCATCTAAAAGACAAGCCATTGATATTATCTACTTCTCTGGTGTGTTTCTAACTCTGATATTTACCTACTTTAGGATTTTGTTTGCAGCCAGGACTCTTTCCACAGACAAAGTTTTGGCCTGCAAAGCCAGAAACACTATCCTGCTTCACGGAGTCCAGTTGGCCATGTGCATGCTCTCCTACATTTCCCCAAGTGTAGAGATCATTCTTCATCTCATGTTCCCTGGACGAATTTTAGAAATCAGATTCGCAAACTACCTGATCGTCTACATCCTACCCAGGTTCCTGAGCCCAATCATCTATGGTGTCAGAGACAAAATGTTCAGGAAATACCTCAGGACGTACTTTCTACGCAACAGgaacacaaactga
- the LOC113153528 gene encoding odorant receptor 131-2-like has translation MKKDSVVPDMNLSLNGSLIVAGNERDSFATAVIKNVIVTALCISINYINGILVHTFRKHQIFNMNPRYILFVHLVLNDMLQLALSTLLHIISYALYTISVPFCLILLTFAILTTFNTPLNLAGMAVECYIAVCIPLRHGQICTIKKTYILIGLIWLVSAVSILPDLFVLLATEPLEFFHSKVSCARDYVFKTTYSLQKRDASHIICLVLVWVILHYAYFRILFAAKGASAHIKKARNTLLLHGFQLLLCMFIYARPVFEQGLLIFLPNQYPAVRFASYVFVQILPRLVSPIVYGLRDQTFRRYMRSYILCNVSMSNQPEKVPT, from the exons ATGAAAAAGGATTCTGTTGTTCCAGACATGAATTTGTCTCTCAACGGCTCTCTGATTGTGGCTGGGAATGAGCGCGACTCCTTTGCCACAGCTGTGATCAAGAATGTGAttgtcacagctctctgcatctctattaattacattaatggCATTCTGGTCCACACTTTCAGAAAGCACCAG ATCTTTAACATGAACCCTCGTTACATTTTGTTCGTCCACTTGGTGTTGAATGACATGTTGCAGCTGGCTCTGTCGACTCTACTCCACATCATCAGCTACGCCCTGTACACAATCAGCGTTCCCTTCTGCCTCATCCTGCTGACCTTCGCCATCCTCACCACCTTCAACACCCCATTAAATCTGGCTGGAATGGCAGTGGAGTGCTACATTGCTGTGTGCATCCCCCTCCGTCATGGACAGATCTGTACCATTAAGAAGACCTATATTCTGATTGGTTTGATCTGGCTTGTGAGTGCCGTCTCTATTCTGCCAGATCTCTTTGTCCTGCTGGCCACAGAGCCTCTGGAGTTCTTTCACTCTAAAGTGTCCTGCGCCAGAGATTATGTGTTCAAAACCACCTACAGCCTCCAGAAGAGGGATGCATCCCACATTATCTGCCTGGTCCTGGTTTGGGTCATACTACACTACGCTTATTTTAGGATTTTGTTTGCTGCCAAGGGAGCATctgcacacattaaaaaagcCAGAAACACACTTCTCCTACACGGGTTTCAGTTGCtgttatgtatgtttatttatgctAGACCTGTATTTGAACAAGGTCTCCTCATCTTCTTGCCCAACCAATATCCGGCTGTACGGTTTGCTTCCTATGTTTTTGTTCAGATCCTGCCACGGTTGGTTAGTCCCATTGTTTATGGACTGCGAGACCAGACCTTCAGAAGATATATGAGAAGTTACATACTTTGTAATGTGAGCATGAGCAACCAACCAGAAAAAGTCCCCACGTGA
- the LOC113153531 gene encoding odorant receptor 131-2-like: protein MSLSNTNYNFTTPVYRDTVETAIFKNVITVVLCISISYVNSTLVHTFTKHQVFNTNPRYILYIHLVINDMFLLIIFTLLQLLSYIVFTLNMSLCMVLLMIGILFTLNNPLTLAAMAVECYIAICFPLRHTQICTVKKTYVVIGVIWLLNSLSVLPDLFVTLATEPKEFFDYRIFCVRVNVFRAPYLTVKRDVSNTAFLVFVWFTLFYTYFNILFTAKAAAADAKKAKNTVLLHGFQLMLCMLNYVYNFTIEGLTYFFPKDGVAIRFTINIFISVLPRLISPVVYGLRDKTFRKYLKRYLFSTTTATTHPQ, encoded by the exons ATGAGTCTTTCAAATACCAACTACAATTTTACAACACCTGTCTATCGGGACACAGTAGAAACAGCTATTTTCAAGAATGTGATCACTGTGGTTCTCTGCATCTCCATCAGCTATGTCAACAGCACCCTggtacacacattcacaaaacatCAG GTGTTCAATACAAACCCTCGCTACATCCTGTACATCCACCTTGTAATTAATGACATGTTCCTGCTGATCATATTCACCCTACTCCAACTCCTCAGTTATATTGTGTTCACCCTCAATATGTCATTATGTATGGTTTTGCTAATGATTGGtatattatttactttaaataatcCCCTAACATTAGCTGCTATGGCAGTAGAGTGTTACATCGCCATCTGTTTCCCTCTCCGTCATACTCAGATCTGTACAGTCAAGAAAACGTATGTTGTGATCGGGGTGATATGGCTGCTAAATTCACTTTCAGTCCTACCAGATTTATTTGTCACCTTGGCCACAGAACCCAAGGAATTCTTTGATTACAGAATTTTCTGTGTTAGGGTAAATGTTTTCAGAGCACCCTATCTCACAGTGAAAAGGGATGTATCCAATACAGcatttttggtttttgtgtgGTTCACACTTTTCTATACATACTTCAACATTCTTTTTACTGcaaaagcagctgctgcagatgccaagaaagcaaaaaacacaGTCCTCCTCCACGGCTTCCAGCTGATGTTGTGCATGCTCAACtatgtttataattttacaATAGAAGGCCTCACATACTTCTTCCCAAAAGATGGAGTGGCCATTCGCTTCACTATCAATATATTTATCTCAGTCCTTCCTCGACTCATTAGTCCGGTCGTGTATGGACTACGAGATAAAACATTCAGGAAGTACCTGAAAAGATATCTCTTCTCTACAACAACAGCTACGACTCATCCACAATAG
- the LOC113153525 gene encoding odorant receptor 131-2-like: MNSTKRLDSFSDAFSRNFITFAIVSLINCINGSFVYIYFKTEAFQRDPRYVLYIHLVINDMILVTFSVMVQLLIYTVSLSFVPCCIMLLIAVLTSRNTPLNLAGMAVERYIAVCQPLHHSQICTVRRTYGLIALIWTVSLISPLTDIIIIFLATNASSVLSRIVVCYPPNVYNTPYHETHNVVVQVLLLSFVFLTLFITYLKVFLTARAVSGSNQTSARNARNTILLHGVQLLICMLTYISPFVNVILQTAWPNDRTKILFATYLFTDILPRLLSPLIYGVRDKKFNSHLRMHFCSKYNNSIENTMKLKAEP, encoded by the exons ATGAACTCAACCAAACGTCTGGACAGCTTTAGTGATGCTTTCTCAAGAAACTTCATCACCTTTGCCATCGTCTCACTGATCAACTGCATCAATGGATCTTTTGTCTACATTTACTTTAAGACCGAGGCTTTCCAGCGAGACCCCAG ATATGTTTTGTACATTCATCTGGTGATCAATGATATGATTTTGGTGACATTTTCTGTAATGGTGCAACTCTTGATTTACACCGTTTCCCTAAGCTTTGTTCCCTGCTGCATCATGCTGCTCATCGCAGTACTGACAAGTAG GAACACCCCTCTAAACCTGGCTGGCATGGCTGTCGAACGTTACATTGCTGTTTGCCAACCTCTACACCACAGTCAGATCTGCACCGTGCGGCGAACCTACGGTCTCATTGCATTGATTTGGACAGTGTCCCTCATCTCGCCCCTCACagatatcatcatcatctttcttGCTACTAAtgcctcctctgtcctctcaaGGATTGTTGTCTGTTACCCTCCAAACGTGTACAACACGCCGTACCACGAGACTCACAATGTGGTTGTCCAG GTCCTTCTACTTTCCTTTGTCTTCTTGACTTTATTCATCACCTACCTGAAAGTCTTCCTCACTGCCCGTGCAGTTTCTGGTTCCAACCAAACCTCAGCAAGAAATGCCCGCAATACTATCCTGCTGCATGGAGTCCAGCTCCTCATCTGCATGTTAACATACATCTCTCCCTTCGTCAATGTCATTCTACAGACCGCCTGGCCCAATGATCGCACCAAGATCCTCTTCGCCACCTATCTGTTTACAGATATTCTTCCACGTCTGCTTAGTCCACTCATCTACGGTGTCAGAGACAAGAAATTCAACAGTCACCTCAGGATGCACTTCTGTTCTAAATACAACAACTctatagaaaacacaatgaaacttAAAGCAGAACCCTAA
- the LOC113153532 gene encoding odorant receptor 131-2-like translates to MSLSNINKNFTTPVYRDTVETAIFKNVITVVLCIFINYVNSTLVHTFTKHQVFNTNPRYILYIHLVINDILLLIMFTLIQLLSYIVFTLNVSLCMVLLIISIFVSLNNPLTLGFMAVECFIAICFPLRHTQICTVKKTYVMIGLIWALSALSIIPDVFVTLATESIEFFHSTVLCLRENVFKKPYLTEKRNVLNAVFIVIVWLTLFYTYFRILFTAKAAAADAKKARNTVLLHSFQLMLCMLNYVYNVTIEGLTYFFPKDILAIRFAVSIIISVLPRLISPLIYGVRDKTFRMYLLRYLFLFKCKN, encoded by the exons ATGAGTCTTTCAAATATCAACAAGAATTTTACAACACCTGTCTATCGGGACACAGTAGAAACAGCTATTTTCAAGAATGTGATCACTGTGGTTCTCTGCATCTTCATCAACTATGTCAACAGCACCCTggtacacacattcacaaagcaTCAG GTGTTCAACACAAACCCTCGCTACATCCTGTATATCCATCTTGTAATCAATGATATTCTCCTGCTGATTATGTTCACACTAATTCAACTCCTCAGTTATATTGTGTTCACTCTAAATGTCTCATTATGTatggttttattaataatttctaTATTTGTCAGTCTAAATAATCCTCTAACACTGGGCTTTATGGCAGTAGAGTGCTTCATAGCCATATGTTTCCCACTTCGTCACACCCAGATCTGTACAGTCAAGAAAACTTATGTAATGATCGGACTGATATGGGCACTAAGTGCACTTTCAATAATTCCAGATGTATTTGTCACCTTGGCCACAGAATCTATAGAATTTTTTCATTCCACAGTTTTATGCCTTAGAGAAAACGTCTTCAAGAAACCGTATctcacagaaaagagaaatgtattGAATGCAGTATTTATAGTCATTGTGTGGCTCACACTTTTCTATACATACTTCAGAATTCTTTTTACAGCaaaggcagctgctgcagatgccaagaaagcaagaaacacagtcctcctccacagcttcCAGCTCATGTTGTGCATGCTCAACTACGTATATAATGTTACTATAGAAGGTCTGACATACTTCTTCCCAAAAGATATATTAGCCATACGCTTCGCTGTCTCAATAATTATTTCGGTCCTGCCTCGACTTATCAGTCCCCTTATTTATGGAGTACGAGACAAGACATTTAGGATGTACCTATTGAGATATCTTTTTCTGTTCAAGtgtaaaaactaa
- the LOC113153533 gene encoding odorant receptor 131-2-like, with amino-acid sequence MSLSNINKNFTTPVYRDTVETAIFKNVITVVLCIFINYVNSTLVHTFTKHQVFNTNPRYILYIHLVINDILLLIMFTLIQLLSYIVFTLNVSLCMVLLIITIFVSLNNPLTLGFMAVECFIAICFPLRHTQICTVKKTYVMIGLIWALSALSIIPDVFVTLATESMEFFHSTVFCLRENVFKKPYLTEKRNVLNAVFIVIVWFTLFYTYFRILFTAKAAAADAKKARNTVLLHSFQLMLCMLNYVYNVTIEGLTYFFPKDKLAIRFTVTIFISVLPRLISPLIYGVRDKTFRMYLVRYLFLFKCKN; translated from the exons ATGAGTCTTTCAAATATCAACAAGAATTTTACAACACCTGTCTATCGGGACACAGTAGAAACAGCTATTTTCAAGAATGTGATCACTGTGGTTCTCTGCATCTTCATCAACTATGTCAACAGCACCCTggtacacacattcacaaaacatCAG GTGTTCAACACAAACCCTCGCTACATCCTGTATATCCATCTTGTAATCAATGATATTCTCCTGCTGATCATGTTCACACTAATTCAACTCCTCAGTTATATTGTGTTCACTCTAAATGTCTCATTATGTatggttttattaataattactaTATTTGTCAGTCTAAATAATCCTCTAACACTGGGCTTTATGGCAGTAGAGTGTTTCATAGCCATATGTTTCCCACTTCGTCACACCCAGATCTGTACAGTCAAGAAAACTTATGTAATGATCGGACTGATATGGGCACTAAGTGCACTTTCAATAATTCCAGATGTATTTGTCACCTTGGCCACAGAATCCATGGAGTTTTTTCATTCCACAGTTTTCTGCCTTAGAGAAAACGTCTTCAAGAAACCGTATctcacagaaaagagaaatgtattGAATGCAGTATTTATAGTCATTGTGTGGTTCACACTTTTCTATACATACTTCAGAATTCTTTTTACAGCaaaggcagctgctgcagatgccaagaaagcaagaaacacagtcctcctccacagcttcCAGCTCATGTTGTGCATGCTTAACTACGTATATAATGTTACTATAGAAGGTCTGACATACTTCTTCCCAAAAGATAAATTAGCCATACGCTTCACtgtcacaatatttatttcGGTCCTGCCTCGACTTATCAGTCCGCTTATTTATGGAGTACGAGACAAGACATTTAGGATGTACCTAGTGAGATATCTTTTTCTGTTCAAGTGTAAAAACTAa